Proteins co-encoded in one Flavobacterium sp. M31R6 genomic window:
- a CDS encoding type IV toxin-antitoxin system AbiEi family antitoxin — translation MAVNVMRRKELYEIMPEGLVTTHKWLTENNLTRHAIDNLVKSNQLESISKGVYVRNASKISWQSVVFSLQSILKTDFVVGGLTALEIQGLSHYLSLSEYKIVHLFGNDVLPEWITNLDLNVKFVRHTTNSLFAKKLEENKLLQPFTVERDWDNDNRKLIISSPERAYLEVLLDVPQKITFEHADQLMQGLTTLSPRNLQKNLECCQNVKVKRLFFWFADRQNYVWLSKINRENITLGSGNRMLIKGGKLDNKYKITVPEWL, via the coding sequence ATGGCTGTAAATGTAATGCGAAGAAAAGAGTTGTACGAAATAATGCCCGAGGGTTTAGTAACCACTCATAAGTGGCTTACGGAAAACAACTTAACCCGTCACGCAATAGACAATTTGGTAAAAAGTAACCAACTAGAATCCATAAGTAAGGGCGTTTATGTTAGAAATGCCAGTAAAATATCTTGGCAGTCAGTAGTTTTCTCTTTGCAGTCAATCTTGAAAACAGATTTTGTTGTAGGTGGTTTAACTGCACTTGAAATACAGGGATTATCACATTACTTGTCATTATCAGAATATAAAATAGTGCATTTATTTGGAAATGATGTACTACCTGAATGGATTACAAATTTAGATTTGAATGTAAAATTTGTAAGACATACTACCAACAGTTTATTTGCCAAAAAATTAGAAGAAAACAAACTATTACAACCTTTTACAGTAGAGAGAGATTGGGATAATGACAATAGAAAACTGATCATATCTTCACCAGAAAGGGCATATTTAGAAGTGTTATTAGACGTGCCACAAAAAATAACTTTTGAACACGCTGATCAATTAATGCAGGGGCTAACAACATTATCGCCTAGAAATCTCCAAAAAAACCTGGAATGCTGTCAAAATGTGAAAGTAAAACGGCTTTTCTTTTGGTTTGCAGACCGTCAAAATTATGTTTGGTTGAGTAAAATAAATCGAGAAAACATAACATTAGGTTCTGGAAACAGAATGCTGATAAAAGGTGGAAAATTAGATAATAAATATAAAATAACAGTTCCAGAATGGCTATAG